The Mucilaginibacter rubeus genomic interval CATTTGATAGGCTAATTGTGAATGATGATCGCCATCAACTTCTATATGACGCTCCAGATAGTAAAGCAGGATATCAACTTTGCCCGGCAATTGTTGGCTTAGCTCTTTTACTATGCTCACAAACATATCCGGAATTAGGTCCTCGCGACCAAAAGTGAATACCGCGGCCTGCAGATAATCTTTATTAGTATCTATAACATCAAAAGTATGTTGCACAAAGTTGCGGGCTGCTACCGGAATATTGGCTATGATCAAGGCTTCATCAATATGCTTGCCGAAATTCAATTCGTTAAACAGGTTATTGATACCGTTAGCGACACTTCCTGCTTGCTGCATGGCACGCAGGTAAAGTTCAAAATGGCTTGCGTGGTTACCCTGCTCGTCAATATCACTTTCTTCGCCGGCCACTATTTCGTTGATCAGGTAACGGGTATTAGCGTTTCCTGTAGGCATCCAGGGGGTAACGGTGCAGGTAAGCTTTTGCTGCAAAGCTTTTAGCAACGACATGAAGTCCCACACAGCAAACACATGGTGCTCCATAAAAACGGTAAGCTCTTCAAGCGAGGTAATATTTTTATAAAGCTCGTGATTGATAAGCTGGTCGCGTAAAGGCTGGATCTCGTTTTTTAAATGTGCAATGCGGTTACTGTAATTTGCCATGTATCAAAATTATATGGGTGGCAAAAATAGTAAACAAGGTGATTACTAATGAAATGATTATTTTTTTTGACGGGACGGTGATGAGGGAAATTAAAGCTGTTTATATAAATAGAACTTCAAAACACAACAGAATCAGTTGGAAACAGGAAAATGAAATTACGAAGACAGCATTGCGAGACACCAAGCAATCTTTCACCACGCCGTCATTGCGAGGCACGAAACAATCCCTAACTATACAGAGCGGCTCTACTTATTGGGGATTGCTTCGTTCCTCGCAATGACGTAGTTGTAAGTTGTTGGTTGTTAACGATATTTTTTAATTCAATTTTCTAAATATTGGCGTTGCCTGCGGCCCGTGCTATACGCTCATACTACACAGGCATTAGCCACAAGGCCGGTATCCGCTCCTATCACTAACGCGCCCCCGCACACCATCGCTAAAATATACGCTATACCTCATCACGTTTTTTTCAGTCCCTCCTATTGGTTCTTCGCAATGACGTTTCTTTATAACATATTATTTTCAACAAACCTCATTCGATGCCTCCCTTCATTTCCCCACCACTATCTTCTCCCCCATCCTTACAACAATATCCGATCCCAGCGCGTAAAAAGCCGAAACAGGTTCTTTTTCAAGAAACGGTTTAAACTCGGTGCCATACAAGGCGGCAACATCGGCATCAAAAACATAATCGCGAACCAGGCCGGTTTGCCAGGAGATATGTTCAACCTGGTACTCCATGGTTTTTGTTGTGCTTAGCCCGTTGTATCCCCAATAATGTT includes:
- a CDS encoding DUF3050 domain-containing protein is translated as MANYSNRIAHLKNEIQPLRDQLINHELYKNITSLEELTVFMEHHVFAVWDFMSLLKALQQKLTCTVTPWMPTGNANTRYLINEIVAGEESDIDEQGNHASHFELYLRAMQQAGSVANGINNLFNELNFGKHIDEALIIANIPVAARNFVQHTFDVIDTNKDYLQAAVFTFGREDLIPDMFVSIVKELSQQLPGKVDILLYYLERHIEVDGDHHSQLAYQMTAELCGDDESKWSEATEAVKEALQARIALWDGILEAIKVQEVSSF